A segment of the Zingiber officinale cultivar Zhangliang chromosome 8B, Zo_v1.1, whole genome shotgun sequence genome:
TGCGCTGACAAAGAAGAATGCCAAGTATGTATGGAGCCAAGAGTGCCAACACAGTTTTGATACTTTGAAGCAAGCCCTCATATCAGCGCTCGTCTTAGCTATGCCATCAAGGCAAGGTGACTATGAGGTCTACACGGATGCGTCTAAGCTAGGCCTAGGCGCAGTATTGATGCAAGGTGACAAGGTTATCGCTTATGTCTCTAGATATTTGAAGgtttatgagaagaactactctactcatgatctcgagctagCAGCGGTTGTGTTTGCACTCAAGATTTGGAGGCACTATTTGTATGGGGAAAAGTGCAAGATCTTCACCGACCACAAGAGCCTAAAATACTTTTTCACACAGAAAGAgctgaacatgagacaacgtagatggctgGAACtggtgaaggattatgactgcgagATTAGCTACcgtccggggaaagctaatgtagtgGCCGATGCCCTGAGTAGGAAGACTGCAGTGATCGCACATCTATCGATTTCAGGGCCTTTGCAGCAGGAGATTCAGAGTCTTGGGTTAGAGGTCTATACAGCTGGTCGAGCCCCGAGACTGAATTCCCTGGCTATGTAGTCTACACTATTGGACCGCATCTGCATAAGTCAGATGAGTGATGAGCAATTACAGAAGTGGAGACTGAGAGATGAGGAAAAGGGAAGTGGGTTATACATCGTGAGTGATGGGATTGTGAAGTATAAAGGCCGATTTTGGGTCCCTACAGGAGATGCACTGAGAGAGTTGATCATGACAGAGGGTCATACATCACCATATTCCATTCACCCAGGACGCACAAAGATGTACAAGGATCTTCAGCAATTGTATTGGTGGTCGGGCATGAAGCACGATATCCATCGTTGTGTCTGAATGTTTGACATGCCAGCAAGTCAAGGCCGAGCATCAGCGATCAGCTGGGTTTCTAAGACCActccctattcccgagtggaagtgggagaatATTTCGATGGATTTCATcataggattgccgaggacaatTAGAGGCTCGAATTCTATTTGGGTAATTGTGGATCATCTCACCAAATCAGCACACTTCTTGCCAGTTAAGACTGCACTTCCCATGACACAGTATGCAGAGTTATATATTTGGGAGATTGTCAGGTTGCATGGGATTCCATTGTCAATCGTATCTGATCGAGATACTCGCTTTACATCCACCTTCTGCAGGAGTCTTCACGCTTCATTGGGGACGAAGCTACAGTTCAGCACCGCGTttcatccccagactgatggtcAGACAAAGAGAGTGAACcaaatactagaagatctactgtGAGCTTGTGCTATCGATTCTAGGGCAGTTGGGAAGCCAAACTACCCCTAGTAGAGTTCACCTATAATAATAGTTTCCAAGCCTCCATCGGGATGACACCATATGAAGCGCtctatgggaggaagtgtaggtcACCTATTCACTAGGATGAGGTAGGTGAGAGGGCGGAGTTGGGTCTAGAAATTGTTCAGCAGACGGAGGATATAGTGAGGAGGATCAAAGATAGAATGAggactgctcagagtcgacaaaagagttatgcagattTGAGGAGGGACTTAGAGTTTGCTGTCGGGGACCATGTTTTTGtgaaagtagctcctatgaagggcGTGATGAGATTTGGAAAAAAGGGGAAGCTAGCGCCTAGATACATAGGATCTTTCGAGATCCTTaaccaagttgggactttggcTTATCTTATAGCTCTACCTCCAAGCCTAGCAGTAGTACACAATGTCTTCCACATCTCAATGCTCTGGAAATAAGTGTCGAACCCCTCCCACGTGTTGCACTATGAACCTCTACAGCTCTCATCGCATTTGACTTTTGAGGAGAGGGCTACACAGATTTTGGGTAGACAGGATCAGAAGCTACAGAACCGAACAATCCCAATGATAAAAGTCAAGTGGCTAAATCATTCAGAAGAGGAAGCCACTTGGGAAGTGGAGGCAGATATCAGAGAGCGCTACCCCGAGATTTTCAGTAAGTCTACGAATTTCGaggatgaaattttttttttaggggGAGAGTATTGTAGCATTCAAAAATTTCGCTACTAAATCACATGCTCTAGTATTATTGTTAGTAGTAGTATTACGAATTTTACTCCATTATCATATTATTTGAACTATTTAAATTGTTTAATGATGAATTCTtttagaagtttagtttagatgaTATGAGGCCAAAAAGGAGAAGATGGGAAACACTGTGGTAAAGAGgactttttataaattatttcttAAGCTTGCTTTCAAGGCATTAAGAAATTTTAGAGcatttaaggaagttttattttagttttattttttttaaccttgtttttttttaaagaagatgATAGATAGCTAGTTTTTTTTAATAGCATTTTGATAATTACGTGATTGGCCACTTTTacataaatttaataattatttttttcccatatatatatatatataggaaatagGTGGACCATAGGTTTAAGGTGGGGTGCCATGTATAATTACGTGATTGACCACTTTTATATAGGAAATCACACATATCAAAGGAGGACCATAGGTTTAAGGTGGGGtgcccctcttctcctcctcctcaagGCCTCAGATTTCTAGGGATTTCTAGGAGTGTTTGGTGGTTTGCCATCTCCTTTGCAACCCACATCGGCTTGGTAGTAAGTTTCCGATCAAGGCAAGTACATGATCCCTTTTATGCACCTCTTGTTCACAGTATTGCATGGTTGTAAGATTTGGTGTGCTTTTTCATGTTTTCGATTAACTATGATGGTAGATGTGAAGATTATGATGGAGAATCATGTCAAGAATACCTAGGAATCGAGAGGGTGCAAGGTTCGATGGGAGGAAGGGGGTTGTAGCCGTGGGAGGTTAAAGCCAAGGCTAGAGGTTTTGAGCGAGGGCTAGTGCTGGGATCTAAAGCCATGGCTCAGGGGGGGTCTAGAGTTGGAGAGCCTGATGCAAGTATGGTGAGTTAATTGAAGAGGCCTCACAACGCACagggaaaaaaaaacaaggatgcacatgtaaaaaaaaaaatctttttctcTTTGGAACTGCTTATGCCTATCTTAAGAAATACATTACCTTAATTGTTGCCATTCCACTAGAGACTACTTACATCTTTGTTTGAGTTTGTCTTCCTTTAGAAGTCAATAATGCATAGGGTGTTGGTGAATGTGTAATGCAACTTTATCATGCTCTAGcctataaattaaattgatcttgGAGCAAGTTTTCTTATGGTAGCCTAGCTATTGGACTTTTCACACATCCACACTGTAGTGGGCAGTTTATATGTCGAGGTATATACCAAATACAACTTCTACTGATGCCATGTTCAAAATAGTTTAAGTCTTATCTACTACAAAGTTTTCAATTTATTTCCATTAACGGGTCATGACTTTGGTTAAAAGTGCCCCCTCCTCCCCCTAATCTGAACATTAGCCTCTTAATACCTTAGGTCATTTAATCCCTATTTATCAGCCTTCGAATGAATAATATTGTGATGATTATAAGCTTGCTTTGCGATGATTTACAGTTTATGCCAAACTTCTATTTATTATGTGAAAGGAATGATGCAAAAATTAATATTAGATTTGAAGAAAGGAATATTGGTATGAATAATGCTTGACGGGTATGGATTCCAGAAAAGTACTGGGATGCCATACAAACCTAGTACTATGGTTTGATAGAGCTTGATCAAGCGACTTTGAGATTTAGGAGCCACAGTCAGGAAACTGAATTCATAAGAAAatacccaagtaaatcttataTTAtgcttttaaattaaaataaataattatcttAGCATGAGTATTCTTAATTGCATGTGACCTAAAAGTTCGTATTTTCTATTTCCTTAGATTCTGTATTTCTTGAGTCTTTAGACTCACTACGTTTGAATTGGTGCAGATGACGCTGAGTTAGAGGTCAGGGGGCAGGACCCTTGAGTGGATGGCAGCACAGCTTGGCACATAATCCCAGCGATCTTCACGTTTTCTacaaagttgatttttttttactcaTGTTGGAAAGTTGGGATGAAAATATCCTCGGATTAAGTCGAGATAGAAAATATTATAAGGAGCAGATGTTTTCTTTTAGATTGTTGGTTATCTTATTTGTTGAATTCAAATAATAGAGAGTTATTGGTTGTTCTATGACATTCCCTTTTCCTTGACGTTAGAGTTGTGGTGCGAAAAAGTTAGTCTACACATTCCTGTTTGGTCAATATTCACATTAATAGTGATGTGaacagtaatatatatatatatatataattgtgagTTGTGTTGTTACAATCTTAGGAAAAAAAATTGGGTgttttacagttggtatcagagcaaaggtctTGGTTTAGATTGTGCCTACAGTTGGTTACCTGAGGTTGTCAAGGAGGCATGCCCCAAAGTCTATGAGTTTTAGCATTTTATACTTTTGTCTGATGGTTGAGTTATACTAAATGATTTCCTGAGGTTGAGCATTTTATGACGTTGATTATGTCGACTGCTTTATTATTTGATACTTGTTAATGATATGAGGATATGTATACATTCATTTTATCTGAGTATGCTATGACTAAGTAGTGGGTGTGGTGTATCCCCAGATGCCTCCTAGACGCCAGATTACCCCGCCCCCATCGCCGCCGTTGAACGCCAGCGAGCAAGTGTTAGCTGGCCTAGCTCATTTACTACATCAGAATGTCAGCACCTCTTAGGTGGCGAGGACTGAGATGTCGTACAAGAAATTTCGTAAGATGGGACCCCCGGAGTTCACGGGTTCCACTGATCCATTCGTTGCTAAGGGATGGGTTAGATCCTTGGAGACGATTTTTCGTTACATGGGGTTGGAAGATGCATCCAGAGTTAGTTGCACCATCTTCCAGCTGATGGATGATGCTGCCCTTTGGCGGGAAGGGGCTGAAAAGACTGTGAATATGGAGACTCTGACTTGAGAggagtttaaaaagattttctacGACAAATACTTTACACCCGATGTCCAAGCACGGCTGAAGAGGGAGTTTAGGAACCTCCGATAAGGGGATATGTCTGTGGCAAAGTACATCAAGAAGTTTGATAGGGGCTGCCACTTTACACCCCTCATTGCCGATAACCCTGCGGAGAAACTACAACATTTCCTGGATGGCTTGAGTCCCGCTATTCGCAGAGATGTGGTGATGTCGGATCCTGCAGATTATGCCATAGCACTAAGGAAGGCTTTCAGGTCAGAGCAGACCCAGAGGGATTTACAGGCAGAGGCGCAGAGGAAGAGGTCATTTTATTCACAATCTCAATGGCAGACGCAGGTGAAGAGACAGTTTACTGGACCTCAGAGGTCGCAAGGGACAGCAAAGCCAACAGTGAAACCTTCCGGTTCAGGGAAGCCACAGGGTCAGCAAGCTTCGAAGCCTGCGATGCAGCTGGAGAAACCTACTTGTCAGACTTGTGGACGCCAGCATGCGGGGAAGTGTTTGCTAGGAGCCGGAGTCTGCTACAAGTGTAAGCAGTCGGGCCACCTATCCTTTGATTGCCCACAGTTGAGGAGGCCTGCGACAGGGAGAGTTTATGTGATGCAGATCGAGGAGGCTGACCTAGACACTATCGCTGAAAAGGCTTGTGAAAAGGCACTGACTTGCATCTTCGAGGTAACCAAGGGAGCATTCATGACCACCCAATTGAACCGCTATAAATATTCTTCCAAGGGGGCTTCTCTTTTTCTTGAGGACAAACAGGTCGTGTGGAGTTTTACGATACCTCTGGCTGGAGAAAAAGTGTTACATGAACACggtcttgaattctttgaatgtCGGATGGAGGAAGTGGGAAGACGAATGAACTATCTTTACGTTGAACCCGACATAGTCGTCAGGAAGACTTAACATTTGATATCATCTGTAT
Coding sequences within it:
- the LOC122014080 gene encoding uncharacterized protein LOC122014080; the encoded protein is MDFIIGLPRTIRGSNSIWVIVDHLTKSAHFLPVKTALPMTQYAELYIWEIVRLHGIPLSIVSDRDTRFTSTFCRSLHASLGTKLQFSTAFHPQTDGQTKRDEVGERAELGLEIVQQTEDIVRRIKDRMRTAQSRQKSYADLRRDLEFAVGDHVFVKVAPMKGVMRFGKKGKLAPRYIGSFEILNQVGTLAYLIALPPSLAVVHNVFHISMLWK